A region of Siniperca chuatsi isolate FFG_IHB_CAS linkage group LG23, ASM2008510v1, whole genome shotgun sequence DNA encodes the following proteins:
- the LOC122871515 gene encoding protein FAM180A-like: protein MTQWWALFIVVYLSIYLAATQHHRKALYPSANRIKRGTYSLINPTFQHSLEDVNLLFEILLAGMQIQGGEHTMLIPDEELASLRSVEKLEVICEDILPKRLSDIRRLAAELTQRQQSLSWQDFERTVLTLVYTTQTLARVSNQQQREAWVDAVIQLFRAVQKDLRPS from the exons ATGACGCAGTGGTGGGCTCTATTCATCGTTGTTTACTTGTCCATCTACCTGGCAGCCACTCAGCACCACAGGAAAG CTCTGTATCCATCTGCAAATAGGATCAAGCGTGGGACATATTCGCTGATCAACCCTACGTTCCAGCATTCATTGGAGGATGTCAACCTGCTTTTTGAG ATCCTGCTAGCTGGAATGCAGATCCAAGGTGGGGAACACACCATGCTGATCCCAGATGAGGAGCTGGCCTCCCTCAGGAGCGTGGAGAAGCTAGAGGTCATCTGTGAGGACATCTTGCCCAAGAGGCTCTCCGACATTCGCCGTCTGGCAGCAGAGCTCACCCAGCGTCAGCAATCTCTGAGCTGGCAGGACTTTGAGAGGACAGTTCTGACCCTGGTGTACACCACTCAGACCCTGGCTCGAGTCAGcaatcagcagcagagagaggcatGGGTGGACGCTGTGATACAGCTGTTCAGAGCTGTTCAAAAGGACCTCAGACCCTCTTAA